One window of the Montipora foliosa isolate CH-2021 chromosome 4, ASM3666993v2, whole genome shotgun sequence genome contains the following:
- the LOC138000996 gene encoding uncharacterized protein gives MAMLSTAKYTPGVWKNSAMQRVYWGKAADSLVQEVERVAATKCFIIASRTLATKTDEIQKCEEALGEKHAGTWFGMRSHSPREDVLSAAAAARAAGADLLISIGGGSVTDGTKAVNLCLDQNITDVEQFDKYLVRKSFFEAPNWNYKKSVLQIAIPTTLSAGEFTFIAGVTNLQTGVKEGISHPELQPISVILDPELTLHTPEWLWLSTGIRSVDHCAEAICSINGTHLSTVVASGALRLLAKALPKTKADSNDIDARLQCQIGSWQAIQTLLMGVEYGGSHSIGHVQGGTASIPHGYTSCINLPYILEYNEPEIPEKCSIVSECLGAGPDVSAAEAMDALIRGCGMPRTLSDVDFPMDKFNLVCELSMKDPWTASNPRKLASPEDVKIIMTMARDGKPNKEAMMRLKGKP, from the coding sequence ATGGCAATGCTTTCGACAGCTAAGTATACACCAGGGGTTTGGAAAAACTCAGCGATGCAACGAGTATATTGGGGGAAAGCGGCCGATTCCCTTGTGCAAGAGGTCGAGAGAGTAGCGGCAACCAAATGTTTCATAATAGCCAGCAGGACGCTTGCAACGAAGACGGATGAAATCCAGAAGTGCGAGGAGGCTCTGGGAGAGAAACATGCTGGTACCTGGTTCGGAATGCGCTCGCATTCACCTCGAGAAGACGTGCTGTCCGCTGCGGCCGCCGCTCGAGCAGCCGGTGCCGACTTGCTTATAAGTATCGGCGGTGGCTCGGTCACGGATGGCACCAAAGCTGTCAACTTGTGCCTGGACCAGAACATCACAGACGTTGAACAGTTCGACAAATATCTCGTGCGAAAGTCATTCTTTGAAGCTCCCAACTGGAATTACAAGAAGAGCGTATTGCAAATTGCAATCCCGACAACTTTGAGTGCAGGTGAATTCACCTTTATCGCCGGAGTCACTAATCTTCAAACCGGGGTTAAAGAAGGAATTTCACACCCGGAATTGCAACCAATATCCGTAATCCTTGATCCAGAGCTAACTCTTCACACACCCGAATGGTTATGGCTGTCCACTGGGATACGTTCTGTTGATCACTGTGCAGAAGCCATTTGTTCAATCAATGGCACTCACTTGTCCACTGTCGTGGCATCTGGCGCCCTTCGCTTGTTGGCCAAGGCTCTTCCTAAGACCAAAGCAGATTCAAACGATATCGACGCACGACTGCAATGTCAAATCGGATCTTGGCAAGCCATACAAACGCTATTGATGGGGGTGGAATACGGCGGAAGTCACTCTATCGGACACGTCCAAGGAGGCACTGCCAGCATCCCACATGGCTACACGTCATGCATTAATTTACCATACATCCTTGAGTACAACGAACCTGAAATACCTGAAAAATGTAGCATAGTTTCCGAATGTCTCGGAGCTGGACCAGATGTCTCGGCAGCCGAAGCAATGGATGCCCTGATACGTGGATGTGGAATGCCCCGTACTCTGAGTGATGTTGACTTTCCAATGGACAAGTTTAACTTGGTTTGTGAACTGAGTATGAAAGATCCTTGGACGGCTTCTAATCCACGCAAACTTGCATCGCCTGAAGACGTTAAAATTATAATGACGATGGCTCGAGATGGTAAACCCAATAAAGAAGCAATGATGAGGTTGAAAGGAAAACCGTAA
- the LOC137999752 gene encoding 3-hydroxyacyl-CoA dehydrogenase type-2-like, with protein sequence MAVVRGRVGCLVAGGASGLGLATVHRLVKNGCRVVIADLPSSEGERVARDLGENCTFVPTNVVSESDVKQAIKAVVEKCGPLRAVVNTAGIVRIAETLSHASEAHPLSLFEEIIKVNLMGTFNVARLAAQQMATNDQDEGGERGVIINTSSVHGYDGQAGKVAYSTTKGGINAMTLPMARDLAQYGIRVNAIAPGLFLTPMLLKARPEPSQQESAAKIIPFPKRIADPADFAQLVQAIMENKMINGEIIRIDGAVRMP encoded by the exons ATGGCGGTGGTCAGGGGAAGGGTCGGTTGTCTTGTAGCCGGTGGTGCTAGTGGTTTAGGACTGGCAACAGTTCACAGACTTGTAAAGAATGGCTGCAGAGTTGTTATTGCCGACCTGCCATCAAGCGAAGGAGAAAGGGTGGCGCGTGATCTCGGGGAGAACTGTACTTTTGTTCCAACTAAT GTGGTATCAGAAAGTGATGTGAAGCAGGCCATCAAGGCAGTGGTGGAGAAATGTGGTCCTTTGCGGGCAGTCGTGAACACTGCAGGGATTGTGAGAATTGCAGAAACTTTGTCCCATGCAAGTGAAGCTCATCCTCTTTCACTCTTTGAGGAAATCATTAAG GTCAATCTTATGGGAACGTTTAATGTGGCTCGCTTGGCAGCTCAACAGATGGCGACAAATGACCAGGACGAGGGAGGGGAGAGAGGGGTGATCATCAACACCTCAAGTGTCCATGGTTATGATGGCCAGGCAGGAAAAGTTGCTTATTCAACGACCAAAGGCGGGATAAATGCCATGACTCTTCCAATGGCTAGGGACTTAGCGCAGTATGGCATTAGAGTTAATGCAATAGCACCAG GGCTTTTCCTAACTCCCATGCTTCTGAAAGCAAGACCGGAGCCTTCACAGCAAGAAAGTGCCGCAAAGATTATTCCATTTCCCAAGCGCATTGCCGACCCAGCAGACTTTGCGCAACTTGTACAAGCCATaatggaaaacaaaatgattaaTGGGGAAATTATTAGAATTGACGGAGCGGTACGGATGCCATGA